In the Kitasatospora terrestris genome, one interval contains:
- a CDS encoding ubiquinol-cytochrome c reductase iron-sulfur subunit: MSHDTSDNMPEAHDASHGAVATHGDPFADPGLPAHEPRRTDIDERAAKRAERQVSLLFIVSMLATIGFIASYVVFPIDEIVYIFPIGHVSSLNFALGLTLGVALFCIGAGAVHWARTLMSDHELPAERHPIEADDELRADVIEQFKTGAAESGFGRRKMLRNTLIGSMALVPLSGVVLLRDLGPLPEQKLAHTGWDKATPQNPIALVNMNTNKPMKAEDIIQGSLTFAKPEGLEEDAEDFQVQIAKDALMLVRIAPEDIKDNQSRELGFEGILAYSKICTHVGCPISLYEQQTHHALCPCHQSTFDLADGARVIFGPAGHPLPQLKITTDEQGYLVATGDFDEPVGPSYWERPR; the protein is encoded by the coding sequence ATGAGCCACGACACTTCCGACAACATGCCCGAGGCGCACGACGCCTCCCACGGCGCGGTCGCCACCCACGGGGACCCGTTCGCCGACCCGGGCCTGCCGGCCCACGAGCCGCGTCGCACCGACATCGACGAGCGGGCCGCCAAGCGCGCCGAGCGCCAGGTCTCCCTGCTCTTCATCGTGTCGATGCTGGCCACCATCGGCTTCATCGCCTCGTACGTGGTCTTCCCGATCGACGAGATCGTCTACATCTTCCCGATCGGCCACGTCAGCTCGCTCAACTTCGCCCTGGGCCTGACCCTCGGCGTGGCGCTGTTCTGCATCGGCGCGGGCGCAGTCCACTGGGCCCGCACGCTGATGTCGGACCACGAGCTGCCCGCCGAGCGCCACCCGATCGAGGCCGACGACGAGCTGCGCGCGGACGTCATCGAGCAATTCAAGACGGGTGCCGCGGAGTCCGGCTTCGGCCGCCGCAAGATGCTCCGCAACACGCTGATCGGCTCGATGGCCCTGGTGCCGCTCTCCGGTGTCGTGCTGCTGCGCGACCTGGGCCCGCTGCCGGAGCAGAAGCTCGCGCACACCGGCTGGGACAAGGCGACCCCGCAGAACCCCATCGCGCTGGTGAACATGAACACCAACAAGCCGATGAAGGCCGAGGACATCATCCAAGGGTCCCTCACCTTCGCCAAGCCCGAGGGCCTGGAGGAGGACGCCGAGGACTTCCAGGTGCAGATCGCCAAGGACGCGCTGATGCTCGTCCGGATCGCCCCGGAGGACATCAAGGACAACCAGTCCCGTGAGCTGGGCTTCGAGGGCATCCTGGCCTACTCGAAGATCTGCACCCACGTCGGTTGCCCGATCTCGCTGTACGAGCAGCAGACCCACCACGCGCTCTGCCCCTGCCACCAGTCGACCTTCGACCTGGCGGACGGCGCTCGCGTCATCTTCGGCCCGGCCGGCCACCCGCTGCCGCAGCTGAAGATCACCACCGATGAGCAGGGCTACCTGGTCGCCACCGGCGACTTCGACGAGCCCGTCGGCCCGAGCTACTGGGAGCGTCCGCGATGA
- a CDS encoding ubiquinol-cytochrome c reductase cytochrome b subunit, translated as MSSASGTSTGATKPSSTRAKPANKVESAADWVDGRLGIYTLAKSNLRKIFPDHWSFMLGEICLYTFIIIILTGVYLTLFFKPSMAETVYHGSYVPLNGIRMSEAYASTMNISFEVRGGLLIRQIHHWAAIVFVAAMLVHMMRVFFTGAFRKPREINWLFGAGLLFLGMFDGFMGYSLPDDLLSGTGIRFMEGAILAVPIVGSYLAMFLYGGQFPGTDIVPRFFTIHVLLIPGIMLGLLVAHLILVFYHKHTQFAGPGRTEKNVVGMPLMPVYMAKAGGFFFLVFGVIAAISAIATVNPIWAYGPYRPDQVSTDAQPDWYMGFSEGLIRVMPGWEISVWGGHTLNLGVFIPLMVFPLVLAVIWLYPFVEAWVTNDKREHHIADRPRNAPVRTAFGAAWISLYLILLAGGGNDLIATHLHLSINTITYAVRIGFFVVPVVVFVITKRWCLGLQRRDKEKVLHGRESGIIKRLPHGEFIEVHAELSAQDKFKLTAHEQPQPIELPAEVDENGVARKAGVLAKTRSKLSEGFYGESAQIAKPTAEEHAEITSGHGHH; from the coding sequence ATGAGCAGCGCAAGCGGCACCAGCACCGGTGCAACCAAGCCGAGCAGTACCCGCGCCAAGCCCGCGAACAAGGTCGAGTCGGCCGCGGACTGGGTGGACGGCCGCCTGGGCATCTACACCCTGGCCAAGTCCAACCTGCGCAAGATCTTCCCGGACCACTGGTCCTTCATGCTCGGTGAGATCTGCCTCTACACCTTCATCATCATCATCCTCACGGGCGTCTACCTGACGCTGTTCTTCAAGCCCAGCATGGCCGAGACCGTGTACCACGGCTCGTACGTGCCGCTGAACGGCATCCGGATGTCCGAGGCGTACGCCTCGACCATGAACATCTCGTTCGAGGTCCGCGGTGGTCTGCTGATCCGTCAGATCCATCACTGGGCCGCGATCGTGTTCGTCGCCGCGATGCTCGTGCACATGATGCGCGTGTTCTTCACCGGCGCGTTCCGCAAGCCGCGCGAGATCAACTGGCTCTTCGGCGCCGGTCTGCTCTTCCTCGGCATGTTCGACGGCTTCATGGGCTACTCGCTCCCGGACGACCTGCTCTCCGGTACGGGTATCCGCTTCATGGAGGGCGCGATCCTGGCGGTGCCGATCGTCGGCAGCTACCTGGCGATGTTCCTGTACGGCGGCCAGTTCCCCGGCACCGACATCGTGCCGCGGTTCTTCACCATCCACGTGCTGCTCATCCCGGGCATCATGCTGGGCCTGCTGGTGGCGCACCTGATCCTGGTCTTCTACCACAAGCACACCCAGTTCGCGGGTCCCGGCCGGACCGAGAAGAACGTCGTCGGCATGCCGCTGATGCCGGTCTACATGGCCAAGGCCGGTGGCTTCTTCTTCCTGGTGTTCGGTGTCATCGCGGCGATCTCCGCCATCGCCACCGTCAACCCGATCTGGGCGTACGGCCCGTACCGTCCGGACCAGGTGTCCACCGACGCGCAGCCCGACTGGTACATGGGCTTCTCCGAGGGCCTGATCCGCGTCATGCCGGGCTGGGAGATCTCGGTCTGGGGCGGCCACACCCTCAACCTGGGCGTGTTCATCCCGCTGATGGTCTTCCCGCTGGTGCTGGCCGTCATCTGGCTGTACCCGTTCGTCGAGGCGTGGGTCACCAACGACAAGCGCGAGCACCACATCGCCGACCGTCCGCGCAACGCGCCGGTCCGCACCGCCTTCGGTGCCGCCTGGATCTCGCTGTACCTGATCCTGCTCGCCGGTGGTGGCAACGACCTGATCGCCACCCACCTGCACCTGTCGATCAACACCATCACCTACGCGGTCCGCATCGGCTTCTTCGTCGTCCCGGTGGTCGTGTTCGTGATCACCAAGCGCTGGTGCCTCGGTCTCCAGCGCCGCGACAAGGAGAAGGTGCTGCACGGCCGCGAGTCGGGCATCATCAAGCGCCTGCCGCACGGTGAGTTCATCGAGGTCCACGCCGAGCTCTCGGCGCAGGACAAGTTCAAGCTCACCGCGCACGAGCAGCCGCAGCCGATCGAGCTGCCCGCCGAGGTGGACGAGAACGGCGTCGCCCGCAAGG